From the Cohaesibacter sp. ES.047 genome, the window GACCGTCATAGCGCTGCATATAGGGCAGTGCTTCGGAAATGGTCTTGGCACGATTTGCGGATTTGGTGAGGATGTCGGCTGGATCGGTTGTCATGGCACGTCCCGTATGCTTGCAGATGGGCTGTTGGTCAAGCTCTATAGCGTCATTGGCCGTCAAGGGCAATCGGTGCTGACGCGCACTGCATGCCATGTGAACAGATGCGAGGGTGCCCCAATCCACCAGATTGAAGGCTTGATGGACAGAACGGTCCTCATTGCCCTTCGGACAGCAGCAACATCTCGGCGCGCAGGCGTGTGATGCCAATCTTCTTGTCCGATGAGGTGAGCAGAATTTCTGGATGGGCTGCCGGTCGCTTCTTGAGGCCCAGTTTGACCTTGTCCATGACCTTATTCAGATCCGACAGCTTGGTCTTGTCGACCTTCGTTAGCACGACCTGATAGTTGACCGCTGCCTTGTCCAGCGTGGTCATGACCTCGATGTCATTGTCCTTCAGCCCATGACGACTGTCGATCAGCACATAGACACGGCGCAGATTGGGTCGGCCGCGCAGATAGTCGTGGATCAGCGCATTCCAGGCCGCAACTTCCTTCTTGGAGGCCTTGGCATAGCCATAGCCGGGCATGTCGCAGATCACCAGCGTCGGATCGACCTCGGGGCGAAAGAAGTTCAGCTCCTTGGTGCGGCCCGGTGTGTTCGAGGTGCGCGCAAGGGATTTGCGGCCCGTGATGGCATTGAGCAGGGAGGACTTGCCAACGTTGGAGCGTCCGGCAAAGGCCACCTCTACGCCCTCGACGGGCGGCAGCTGATGGAAGAATTTGGTCCCCCACATGAAATCCCACGCTTGCGCAAAGAGCAAACGCCCGCGTTCGGCCAGCGCC encodes:
- the yihA gene encoding ribosome biogenesis GTP-binding protein YihA/YsxC yields the protein MSDSDKARTEQDPTDQAPQSVAPDSLAALVGDDEIEPALAERGRLLFAQAWDFMWGTKFFHQLPPVEGVEVAFAGRSNVGKSSLLNAITGRKSLARTSNTPGRTKELNFFRPEVDPTLVICDMPGYGYAKASKKEVAAWNALIHDYLRGRPNLRRVYVLIDSRHGLKDNDIEVMTTLDKAAVNYQVVLTKVDKTKLSDLNKVMDKVKLGLKKRPAAHPEILLTSSDKKIGITRLRAEMLLLSEGQ